The DNA segment gttggggtgttggaatgatgttgttggggtgttggaatgatgctgttggggtgttaaaataaggttgttgtggtgttggaataaggttgtcagtatgttggaatgatgttgtttggggtgttggaatgatgttgttgtggtgttggaatgaaggttgttttgggtattggaatgaaggttgttcgggggtgttggaatgatgttgtttgtggtgttggaatgatgttgttggggtgttggaatgatgttgtaggggtattggaataacgttgtaaggatgtcagaataaggttttagggtataagagtaaggttccaaggttcaggattcaggttccggggttagctttagctactttagggggggagaggaaaaactcctcgaagacagaGATCGGATAATAcgcactaaccggatactatacaccaaccggatactccacctaccggatactacaccaacagaatactacaacaacctactaactgcatatatataactttttcctttttttttatagtgtGGCTTCTGGAAGGAGGGCGTCGGAGGCGCCCTGAAGACGATGTTCGAACAAATCGCTCAGAATGGAGCGGACAAATCAAAGAACAATACTGGTATATGCAAAGATTTTGGTGACGGTAATGatgatagtgttgaaagaagggcatgtaatcatatcacagcaggtttaGAACACATTAAAAACATTTCGAGTGGTAGTGGTAATGGTAATGACCAACTGCTCGCTcgagcagttggttgtattgctcttaacatgtacgctgataaaataattaaattgaCGGAGAACagttgtcccattgatgagaccacaataaataaaatgttcaGTACATGGAATGATCAAAATAATAAACCTTCGTCTTCGCCTCCATGTAATGGAGGTGCTAATAATAAAGATTGTTTCCTTTGTAATAGGGTGCAAACCTCACAATTTGAGAATTGCAAACTAAGTGTTGACAGCAATTTGATTAATACACCATCACAATCAAATGGAACTTGCGATAATAACACCGGCAGAGACAAAGTCCACGacgaaataaacaaattccTCGAAGACAACAACCAATCCACATCCTCATCCAAATCCATTCCCCAAGTAAAGTCCACCTTAACTTCTATCACTAACATTacgaaatcttctttctgtactcaactccaatgcgcagcaaaacaataccaagcaaaaagcaaaaatggaaaaatatcacCCTGGGTAAGGATGGACAactacgtatacatataaacatacacatatatatacataaatgtatatgtatatatgtacacatacgtatatatatacgtatatgtgtatacatatgtatgtatacatacatatgtatatatgcatatgcatttatgcatatgcatatatatatattaatccACTTATACAGGATGGATTTTGGGAGGAGACTGGTGAAGTCGTCACATTATGGCAAGAACTATCCAAGGCAATGACAGAGAATGGGGGCCAAGACAACGGAGGTCCATGTGGGACAATGGAAGATGGCACTGGCAGAACTCCTACCAACCCTGAAAAAagggcatgcaattatttgcatgccggcttaaaACAActgtacgaaccggatagttCATCAGGAACGACTAACAATGGTATCCTGTCTGGACACCCATCGTTGAGACGAACGTTGGGTTGTTTACTTCTTAAGaaatatgcagaaaaaatgaaggacacATCAACTTGTGTTATCGATTCTGGTATAGAGAAGGCATTTAAGGCATGGAATGCAAGTTCTAATGGTAAATGCAGTGGCACGGAACCTTGTGTTCCGTgcgaatgggaagaaaaacactATGAAGAttgcaaaattaacacaaatggcaGCCCAACGCCagtaaagaacaaattaacaCCAGTTCAGGACACAATCGACACCACCGCAACTAACACCCTTACgaacataaatgaaatgtCCACTTTATGCGAATACATTAGATGCGCcggacccaaatggttcaaaaatCACAACCCAGTAGGGAATAGTGGTGCGAAGAAggattgggtaagtattactacaacTAACACAACACTGAGAGGgtagaaggaatagaaggaaaaaaagaaacaaaaaaattcagatttcgggtttaagaataaaggttttatGGGTATTAGTATtcggttgttggggtgttagaataaggttgtaagggtataggagtaaggttttaggggtataggagtaaggttctaagggtgttagaataagggtttaggggtattagaataaagtttgaGGGTATAAGAaggaggttttaggggtattagaataaggtttcggggttagTTTTAGTTACTctagggggaagggaaaaactcctcgaagaccgGGACCGGTTACTAcgccaaccggatactacaccaaccgaatactacaccaaccggatactacaccaacgggatactacaccaacgggatactacaccaaccggatactacaccaaccggatactacaccaaccggatactacaccaaccggatactacatcaaccgcatactacaccaaccggatggcacaacgaccggatactacacctaccggatactacgccaaccggatactacaccaaccggatactacaccaaccggatattaCACCAAcgggatactacaccaatcggatactacaccaaccgtatactacacaacctactaactacatatatataacttcttttctttttttttttacagtgtgacttttgggagAAGGAAGGCGTCAAACCCGAACTGAAGACGATGTTCAACAAGATCGCCACAGACGGACAGAACAAATCAAAGAACGACACTAATGATGTATGCAAACAATTTGGGGATGAAAATCCACaaagtgttgaaagaaaagcatgtaatcatatcacagcaggtttaGAACACATTAGAGGCATTAcgggggagaaaaatggtAGTCAACATAAAGATGACAACCAACTGTTCGAAAGAAcagttggttgtattgctcttaacatgtacgctgatcaaataattgcaaaatCGAAAGATatatgtcccattgatgaatcTAAAATACAAGATATGTTCACTAAATGGAATgatcaaaataaaaattcgtGTAAGGATGGAGTTAATGGTTGTTTTGAATGTAAGAGGGATGCGAATTTTGGTTCTTGTAACCTCCTCGTTGATAAAGACTTAATTGGAACAACACCATCACAAtcacaaaatggacaaaattgcaatgataacgatggaaataaaaaagtccAAGAGAAAATGACCAAACTCCTCAACAACGAAGACTACAACCCATCCCAATCCAACCCCAACTCCATTAAATCCAACATAACGACCACCTTATCTACTATCACTGAAATGgcctcttctttctgtactcaactccaatgcgcagcaaagaaatggaaatcaGCAAAGAACCAACATAATAGTGGACAAAGCACCGATGTGAAGTGGGTAAGGGCGGtagacaactacatatatacatacacataaatgtatatgtatatatggatatatgtatatatgtatatatatgtatatatgtatatatatgtacgtatgtatgtatatatgtatatatatgtatatatgtatataaatgtatatatgtatgtatatgtatatatgtatatatatatgtatatatgtatatatatatgtatacacatatgtgtatacatatgtgtatacatatacatatatattttttttttatctcccttccttcttcttttatgatcagagtGACATACACAATGACGCCACGACAGAATTAGCGGAACTTTTAAAAGATATGAACGACCCTAAAAAGCAGAAAACAGTTACCGAATACTGCAATGACGACAGCAAATGGAGTAAACTTGGCCATACAGAAAGGCGAACAAATagagcagcttgtttgcattttgctgcaggactgcagcacatttatacCCACGGTAATGGCCGTGTTAacggcccatcgtttggacaaacgatgggttgcttatttcttaaagagtaTGCAAAACAACTGAAAGACttggcaaaaaaggaaaaaaggtatAAGGTACATCCTCGCTGTAGCGTAGATTCGGGCATAGAATATGCTTTTAGCAAAAGTAGTGACATTATGAAGAGTGTATTAACTCAATGCCAACAAAATGCTAGTACTAATGactgttttgtgtgcacacaaaacaatgattataataattgcaaaattggcgaTGACAATATTGGAAGTAAATCTAAAGAGTTGTTCACAGAACCGAACAGCAAAAAacatatgcaacaaacattagagaatacagtctgtcccatccttcttacggatatccttaccccttttcttcctttggctcctgtctctattggcctttctgctatggcttattacctttggaaggtaagataaaaaaaaaaaaaaaaaaatataaaaaaaaattaatgaaaaaaaaaaattttaatggacaaaattaattgttaaaaggaaaaaaatttttttaatggttaaaaaaaaaataaaataaatgtgtaaaaagaatatttcacaatcttgagcaaaaatatcctctcattttttttttttttttttttttgtagtattttggtcctcttggtaaaggaggaccacgtttcagaagatcccctactgaaattcctggttcatccgtacaagaacaagtcctcgatcatgtgcagcaagatagttcacatgaatatcgattggtgaaggaacgaaaacctcgttctgttccagcgagaacgaaacgttctggtggtgtgaatcgtcgaacgattattgaaattcattttgaagtgttggacgaatgtcaaaaaggcgacacgcaattgaaccagaaggattttctggaacttttggttcaagaattcatgggatccgaattaatggaagaagaacaggttcctatggaagacgttcttatggaaggtgttcctatggaacgtgttcctattgaagaatttccaagtttaggttccgggtttatggtttagggttcacagtttagggttcacagttcagggttcacagttttaggtttagagttcagggtttatgttttagggtttagggtttagggttcagggtttagggttcagggtttagggtttagggttcagggtttagggttcagggtttagggtttagggtttagtgttcagggtttaggactggagtaaatatgtgataaggagaatattggtttcataccccccttttgtcttttttttttttatgtgataaaCAGACATAATAAGGCGtttgaatattcatgttatttcttaattttttatgccctttttggttttttttttggtgaaaggacaccttttctttatagaaaaaaaaaaaaaaaaacattcttttttctttttaagaacattcttcttttttatttaagaacatacatttttttttttttagaacacacattttttttttttttttgctttttattttttcttaaaaaaaaaaagagaagaagaaaaaaaaaagattctttcttccacatttatttcttattttatttgcaaaaaaaattttcttttttttttgtgaaaggacacccttttgtttttagaaaaaaaaaaaaaaaaaacattcttccttttttttttaggaacattatataattttttttttttccgcttgcgaaaaatatattttttcttcctttttttttttttttttttttttttgcggaaagtAGGAGGATAAGCGCGCGAATAAATGATGTCTGCTGACAgcgcacacaaaaaaaa comes from the Plasmodium knowlesi strain H genome assembly, chromosome: 3 genome and includes:
- a CDS encoding SICAvar, type I — encoded protein: MAGGAAVQAAATADACSALTDGERTKSEQKGNELRDAWNENLNKLRQEWEQRNQGASSAGGTGTSVPDGAIPPDVKSKADEMLEDLGTYLDLLNHSQTAADACAELTGRYKGETSDVKKVCTVLVKVVNWMGGLTANGVEKKNKISEQNWVQYLRCVIGYEVILRTLTKKCKAQRMLKIISDTMEKGGSKPTGPNVSSICPWVKLEDIGDNEGSIGNEVQKWLNKAKGGSSGGGIRGFDNIVAWYRCTEKEEEEGKAKQKAQTCQSDRIMDLMKGGMSHQLNVLVDPIAAANDCIEKAQTDKNSNALCNRLKCIDDYLKKQPPPTPSTAAPQPGASPGGPQSGPGQPSATEKFWKEGDGDVANLWKELSRAMTNKGTNGDDDCNKLDNPSSEAACKYLHAGLKQLYEGSSLSGNNGILSMNNPSFRQTMGCFLLHAYAKHMKEKAVCNIDKGISKAFDLGQGLSKTGTSCTNGSSCIECKWDEKWGECDVPVGTTGTNQTKVKDKVEKIIEKDNTNIPTMLKNINTMSTLCNYMECIASHLNATDAEQKYQNVDKFWEKNTGEVGQLWGELQGAMMEESVNGAECNTMDDNGQPRTPTEPEKKACQHLTTFFKKLKEITASKGTDNKIFDEHPLLKRAMGCFLLKEYAKKMKEKSTCVIEAGLKKAFDWWNQNKGNCQNGSSGTELCVPCQWEDKEYGDCQITTNGKEKKKVTEKLDKVKGPIDGHAGTIMRDVNITDSLCDKLQCAAGKWFQSKAGNSGSNKKSWCGFWKEGVGGALKTMFEQIAQNGADKSKNNTGICKDFGDGNDDSVERRACNHITAGLEHIKNISSGSGNGNDQLLARAVGCIALNMYADKIIKLTENSCPIDETTINKMFSTWNDQNNKPSSSPPCNGGANNKDCFLCNRVQTSQFENCKLSVDSNLINTPSQSNGTCDNNTGRDKVHDEINKFLEDNNQSTSSSKSIPQVKSTLTSITNITKSSFCTQLQCAAKQYQAKSKNGKISPWDGFWEETGEVVTLWQELSKAMTENGGQDNGGPCGTMEDGTGRTPTNPEKRACNYLHAGLKQLYEPDSSSGTTNNGILSGHPSLRRTLGCLLLKKYAEKMKDTSTCVIDSGIEKAFKAWNASSNGKCSGTEPCVPCEWEEKHYEDCKINTNGSPTPVKNKLTPVQDTIDTTATNTLTNINEMSTLCEYIRCAGPKWFKNHNPVGNSGAKKDWCDFWEKEGVKPELKTMFNKIATDGQNKSKNDTNDVCKQFGDENPQSVERKACNHITAGLEHIRGITGEKNGSQHKDDNQLFERTVGCIALNMYADQIIAKSKDICPIDESKIQDMFTKWNDQNKNSCKDGVNGCFECKRDANFGSCNLLVDKDLIGTTPSQSQNGQNCNDNDGNKKVQEKMTKLLNNEDYNPSQSNPNSIKSNITTTLSTITEMASSFCTQLQCAAKKWKSAKNQHNSGQSTDVKWSDIHNDATTELAELLKDMNDPKKQKTVTEYCNDDSKWSKLGHTERRTNRAACLHFAAGLQHIYTHGNGRVNGPSFGQTMGCLFLKEYAKQLKDLAKKEKRYKVHPRCSVDSGIEYAFSKSSDIMKSVLTQCQQNASTNDCFVCTQNNDYNNCKIGDDNIGSKSKELFTEPNSKKHMQQTLENTVCPILLTDILTPFLPLAPVSIGLSAMAYYLWKYFGPLGKGGPRFRRSPTEIPGSSVQEQVLDHVQQDSSHEYRLVKERKPRSVPARTKRSGGVNRRTIIEIHFEVLDECQKGDTQLNQKDFLELLVQEFMGSELMEEEQVPMEDVLMEGVPMERVPIEEFPSLGSGFMV